In the genome of Primulina eburnea isolate SZY01 chromosome 13, ASM2296580v1, whole genome shotgun sequence, the window gtgtatttttgtgtagctatattatatttgtctttcttattcattagccaagaattctaaaatcatctactccctctcccgagtgttaagcagatactaattatctaacaaaagattgtaacgtTCCCATCaacaatatataattaaataacacaataatcactcaaatcttttaatggcttcaatagcactatatgtcctcccgaactatataaatactatcgatgtatttccttttcttgtttataaattcccttttccaagtgataatttataaacacAAAAATCATTCAAtatatggccaataaattgaaagcattaaaATTGGAaacatacaaatgaacaataagacaacttatatagcataaatcatgaatctcaacacatggtttctagttttgttccatcattcctctagaattaagatttagttcataataatgaaaataaaacaacaacacacaaatcttaaacaaaacatagtaaataaaaatgaaagtaaagaaagaagaacttagaacaagagttttggagttcaAATGAAGCTTTtatccaaagatgtgcaagaactttCCCAAGGATGCACTTGATCTTTAATCTCTTTGTTGTAGCCTCCAACCTTTTCCTTTTGCTCCAAGATGCCCTAGATGATGAATAATGGATGCTTTTTATAGTCCTCAACAAGTCTTGCACGCAAAACACCAAAGTCTTCAAGtcccatgcgcagcacaccatagtttcacaatttccggaagttgtctgtgcatgaccgcgggtgcagtgctaacatgaccgcgggtgcggtgcatgtTCGTAAAAAAATCTCTTGTTCATCTggcaggaccgcgggtgcggcgcttacatgaccgcaggtgcggtcatgcctcggcgaacagcgcgggtgcggcggtGTATGCAGCGCGGGTGCAGTGCTACTTCGTCAAGctttgtcctttgcaccttctaattcatcactatactactccaaactctcatttataagcttccaaactacaataacaaaaacaacaacaattcaaataaaacctgctcaagaatcacaaaattctaaattaaaacaagtaataaaagtacaataaattgcacttatcaatggCATTctggtaaataagttgaaaaatattcaatttattttgatggcattttcgtagataagttgaaaaataatgaattaattttaagggcaaaatggtaGAAGTAGTGATATGATCTTTTTCATATGAAgcccaaatgatttgagatttgcTCGTAAAACTCAAAGATGAGTTTGTTTGGGTTTGAAATGATTTTGACTGTCGAAGGATATACCGAAGTTAGAAAATGTTAAAGTATATATTataagttttattatgtttattattttatagataaattataattattaaaaaataaaaaaaaaagagaacttTGAACTCCGGAAGTGAGTTCAGAAGAGTACGAGAGGAACGAGAGAAAGGTGAGAGAAAAGGAGAAGCGggtttttattttctttcaatCGTGCGACTTCTCGGTTTAttcaatcgacgaaccgactttagttttgggatcgttgacacgaggtcttcgatttgaggtataaattttatatttttgatgatgtttgaaattcgtcgatttttggaataaatccgataaattgttaaatcatactggaactgaagattgttgaataatgtatgattttaacgaagaagagatgattagaGTGATGTTATTGtgaattattctcaatttattataattagagaattttaatcatttgattgagattgaagaattatgtGTCGGTTATATATGTGGTAGAATAACTGACAAGGAACCACGtattgaagtcggaattgaattatgttatgatttcaatttgatatgaattttcaaagtttcaaaagatatttgaaacttatattgttgAATTTGAATGaatttattgattgaaatgaatatgttattgatgtagatagattattgtactgatatcttcaggctacatcaactggaaacaaagaattgaggtatgttgcgaccggataACATATGACaagtatctgtattatatgatatatgattggattgattggattggaatacgtgtctatgtgcctatttgatgatttgatgtggcatacatgacattgagatttgagtatcgatgtacaaaataaatgttttgttaacacacattgtttgatgcatacatcgatacatgacatacacgttgagctatgatccttggataccctgatatgatttgattggattccggggtttgtgaacacaattgctatgttggtattatatgacccgtaaaacatagacatttgtgaccccatatgattggatatgagatatgggatttgatggcgctttgacggcgctatcatacgtgtattcccatatcgaccggtgtgccagcttgagcattgatttgatttgatagcgattcgattgattctgacatgtgctcagtggatgtgcatttgacctgatacctccacgacatacatgcattgcataccatatatcattgtttagatacttgtggtatatattgtggttgttccatacggagctttgctcacccccaaagggggctgttgttgtctttgtgtgtggacaatggcagatACTCAAGGATATCAGGAGgccagagagggtacttctggaggagGCACAGTTTGGGATGAGGTTTTATGCTTtgtttcccagtatatatgtatatgtatctatataccggggcatgttcTGAAGATATGAGTTGtctgtatgtgattggttttgattacgtgttggcgtgttttatgagttgagattaaatactatttttagtattcaaatgaaATGATTCGGGCTCactgtaaagaaattttaaactcgttttccactgtgattaattaaccctaatcagattgcattgtaataacgattaggagctaagggccccacaataCTTCTTgctattgtcattgccagattgagtactTACAGGCTTTGAATTCGAGACCTCGACTTCTTCAAATCaacaaaagaaaggtataaggcaatgttaaccgggagatgaacttgagtcagattggactctagtttccctaaaccacatactttacttattgcattgatgtttgtgattcttgagattgtggtgcttagtctattgatttatagtagAGCAtatattgagtcataggctgatgtGCCTTGAGtaagagtcactgacagaggggcTAGCTTGTGACAGATtagtcactggcccattgcacattgtcagaatAAGATTGGCTGATGGGCCAAGTCTTTGGCGGATGTGCTAAGACACTGGACGTTTGGTATATCGATGTGCTTAAGAGACATAACAGTCCTTATTGCTGATGATTCGATATAGATATAGAGCAGACCAAAGTCCaggaataagaacgtaccggTCCACCACCGCGaacgggagagtaggtgggagatttgttacgttcttattcagatcgggatccctagatgagagatgagtcgagtctgagagaTCGAGTCATGAGTTTGATTTACatatttgtattgattcatgtttcgtagattaccaTTCATGTGGTTATTCCAGTTGTATATCCATTCATGTTTTTAGATTCTGATACATGTCatgatatctgtttcatgctgttATCTATGTTTTCATATGACTGCTTTATACAtggttatactgggatttattctcaccggagttatccggctgttgtcgtatttgtatgtgtgcatgacaacaggtgggacaggatcagggtcaagaagaggatgagagatcgagattagagtggtgattccggactttgatGTAGATAGGTTTCAGCACTGAatatgtagtagttgaaccttagtttagtttgaatgtatgttgtacaagacATGTACTTATCTAATGGTATATATATTCGATTTATATATGCCATTGAtttattccattacgttccgcattttaaagaaaaattttttgaCCCGAATTACTTGATTAGTATATTGAtcctaatgatgattaagaagatgattagcgtccgcgTCTCCACAGATACACTGCCTAAACTTTCATGTATAATATCCAAAAGTCATTGTATAAATTGATGCAAGGGCTAAAAATTCGTTGTATGATTTATATCATACTAtaatattcatatcaaattacACATATCCAAcattcattttataaattgattaaGAAACCTATCAAATATCCAACATTACGTTACACACGTGTTGCGTGTGCTTCGGTCGTTAGTATGTTATAAAGAAAACAGATAGCATTAATGTTTAAAATGTGACATGTATGTTGGAGTTCCTTTGCCTATATGACAGTGTGTTTCTGGTTATAGTGAAGGTGCTAAGTTTATTAAACCAGTGTATCACGATATGAATTTAAATCAACACCAGTGCGCTGGAGATATCCTAGTCTATAATGAGTCTTTTGACCATCTTAATCTTAACAAAACCCACAAAAACGATTTAGTACATCACTAGTCTATTCACATTTAATTCATGGTTTTATGTTACTTGACACAATCTGCATTTATCACTTAAGAAAATCAAATCGATTAACGTTGTCCAGTCGTTTTAAAAAAGCATCAAGCACAATATATACAATGTGCTGAGTGTGCCTTACTTTGATGGAACAGTTGCCTCGCTTTGCACCTTAAGGATCCAGGAAACATGTGCGCGTTAGTGCACCTAATGCCGTAATAAACTATGATCCAAATTATAAGCACGCCCGTGCACACAACCATAGAAGTAGACCGTAAATAAGATACATAGAGTAAATAATCACGAAGCACAAGCAAGGTTAATCACTCATGCAATTTGCAAAATCAATCAATCACAAAGTAAATTAAAGAAACGCACGAGACCTCCCACTCCCTCGAATCCCAAACAAATATCGGTACTCACGTAAAAATACATCACAGCAAACATGAAAATCCATAAAGCATAACCTTTTTAACTTCACATATAGTTCTTACATCTTGGCAGGGAATGCCGAGTCTCTTGAGCTTAATAGTGCGAGTGACGAGAAGGTTGTTCAAGTCCCCAATTTCAGACTCCAGCTTCCCCACGTGCTTTTCAACTCCTTTCCCCACTCCATTCAAGAACTCCGGTATCCCCACCTTCACTGCACTTTTAACAGAAAAATGAGAGTAAACTAATTTCACTACCCgccattaaattaaaaatgcgCATTTCAATAGAATCATTACCCATATAATGGACCGACTTGGAAGAAAAATTCGCGAACCCGGATGTGCAATTCAATGGGTTTGAAAGTAACTGCGAATTCAACAACAGGATTTGCCTCCGCGCCATGTCGCGGCCAATGCAAAATTAATTCACTGGTGAGAGAATCAGAAATTGAGGTTTAATTCAGCAAATGGGTCTTCACATCAGTGCTGCTTCAACTAAACCCTACCAATGCAACAACCTATCGGGAGAGCTTGCTAATCATttgaatatatttaatatatatatatacatataatgttttttcataaataaaaaatactcATTTTCTCAAATtaccaatttttttatttaataattaataaaatatattttaataatttgtatCTAATTTATAACTAACATTtcctaatatatttttttttcattttgagttTTAAATGATCATATTACTCctaacataaaaattattataaaaattcatttttaaaaaaatttgattttactATAATCTCAATATTTTTTGcacaaaaattttaatatatataaatacatcaTGTATCAATAGGCGTtagtatatataattattaaaacaaattCACNNNNNNNNNNNNNNNNNNNNNNNNNNNNNNNNNNNNNNNNNNNNNNNNNNNNNNNNNNNNNNNNNNNNNNNNNNNNNNNNNNNNNNNNNNNNNNNNNNNNTATTCAAATAATTCCtcaaacattcttttacattaaattcacttattatttatctaaaataaattctatgaatgttttcttaatattaaattttacctcaatactccaactccagtctggcctcacttatttaactgaaaaggtaacaattaaactacttcgtaaaataattaaatttaaagaaaagaatttaaatcctcatgcaataaaaatcattttaatttaaatactaaaattatgcatggctagtacgtagtctgatttacgggttctacaactctcctccccttaaaagaaatttcgtcctcgaaattaaaacttaccgaataactcggggtaccgAATCCTCATCTCTgcctcagactcccacgtagcttcctcctcttaatggttaagccatttgactttgactcgcttaactagcttgttccgaagcttcttctcctgtctgtctaagattttcactggtctctcttcataagacaggttcggagtaagctgcaacggctcaaaattcaagacatgcgaaggattcgccatatacttcctcagcacagagacgtggaacacattgtgtactccggccagatttggcagaagagcaacacgataagctagcgtcccaaccctgtcgaggaactcaaatggtccaatgaatctcggattgagcttccctttcttcccgaaccgcatgacacccttcataggtgccactttcacaaaaacatggtcgccaaaggcaaactctagatctctcctcctctgatccgcataactcttctgtcgactctgagcaatccccatcctatcacggatcttgactactacatcggcagcctgctgaataatctccggacccaactctgatctctcctctacttcatcccaatgaacaggagatatGCACTTAtgaccatacagtgcttcaaacGGGGCCATACCTATATACGTCTGGAAATTGTTGTTATATGTGAATTTTATCAATGGcaaattcgactcccaactcctagagaaatccataacacaagcacggagaagatcctccaaaatgcggaagtgaatctaggatctctgtcagacgctatagaaacgggaatgccatgaagtctgactatctctcggatatacaactctgcatactgaatcatggtgaaagtcgtcttaatgggcaagaagtgcgctgatttggtaagacgatcaacaatcacccagatagcattcgatcctctgactgactttggcaaaccggtcacgaagtccatggtaacattctcccacttccactcgggaataggaagaggcttgagcaaacctgctggtctctgatgctcggctttcactagctggcacgtcagacactcggatacaaaacgtctgatatccttcttcattccgggtcaccaatacaacaattgcaaatctttgtacatcttcgtactccctggatgaataAAGTACGGCGACGTGTGGGCCTCaaatagaatatctgctcgaatagaatcactgctagggaCCTACATTCTGTCTTGgcatctcacaataccgtcgctaactgtatacaaaacactgcccttggcctcatctctctgcttccattttgccaactgctcatctggtGACTGACAACTGCGAATGCAGTCTAGAAGGGAAGattgaatcgtcaaagtagatggacggggaactctacctcgaggataagtctctagatcaaacctctacatctcaaactgaagagaTCTCGgaatcgtcaaatgagccatcactgcgaccttcctgctcaaagcatctgcaactacattagctttacccgggtggtagctaatgtgacagtcataatccttcactagctccaaccaacgcctctgacgcatattcagctctttctgcgtaaagaagtacttgaagcatttgtggtcggtaaagatctgacacttctctcagtacagataatgcctccaaatattcaagaaaaaaactacggcggccaactctagatcatgggtagggtaattcttctcatggattttcaactgtcgagaatcatatgctatcaccttcccatgctgcatcaaaactgcgcctaacccgagcttcgaagcatcggtatacagaacaaaaatcatcgggccctgacggcatggcaaAAACTGGCGCTGAGacaagagcttgcttcaaagtatcaagctcttctgacactcatcgctccacacaaatttcacattcttctttgtcaatgatgtgagtggaactgcgatggaggagaatccctgaataaactttcgATAGTATCCTgatagcccaaggaaactacggatctctgatgcattctgcggcacaacccaatccctgactgctgcaaccttcgctgggtccacctcaataccgctgctagaaacgatgtggcctaagaacgacaccttctctaaccagaactcgcacttactgaacttcgcgaataacttatgcttttgcaaggtctgcaaaactgtggtcagatgtctgttgtgatcctcttgattctttgagtagacgaggatgtcatctatgaatactatcacgaattgatcaagatacggctgaaatacgcgattcctGGGATCCATGAAGATTTCTGGCGCATTCATCAGAATGAacgacatcacaaggaactcgaagtggccacAACGAGTCCTAAAATCAGTCTTGAAAACATCGGCATCTTTCACCCtcactggtgataaccggaacgtagatcaatctttgagaaaactgaggctccctgcaactggtcaaataaatcttcaatcctcggaagtgggtatttgttcttcactgtaaccctgttcaactcccggtaatcaatgcaaagtctcatcgtaccattcttcttcttcacaaacaagttctaccatctctgtcggtgctaatcggtacagcgctttggagatcggagccgtacctgacataagctcaatagaaaactccacctctcgctcgggtggcataccagagacatCTTCAGGAAACACATCTAGGAAATCCctaacaatcggaacatctgcggCTGACTCACTGggtgcctcggggacagatGTTGAAGTTGCTAAAagcgcccgacaccctctatgcatgagcttcctagcctggacacaagatatcaaacacggtaaataaaaatacatgtctggctcgaataagaactgctccatcccagatggtcggactagaacagatctccgctggaagttgATCAAAACCCTGTTccttaatagccagtccatccacagaatgatgtcaaactctggcatcggcagaacGATAAGATCCGTATAAACAAGGTTGCCtgaagctcgaggtctatgtctcggatcacattagtagctgtcATCTCCTCATCAGAAGGCAAAAATACTGAATAGGCTATTTCTAGCCCAATGATCTTGACCTTGAGAAAGTTAGCAAAGGTCTCCAAAATAAATGAGTcggtagcccctgaatctatcaaggttTTCGTAGCTAAAtccgctataaaaattctccctgaaagattggaacactaagctgaacccaataatcacaagaactaacctatagacatgcaaaggccaGAGTTCTTCTAAACTAAATTCCCGAAAATAATACTGATTAgggcatgcaatcctatcatcaattctaagttcaaaacctCAAACTAAAGCATAAATTCCCAAAACATTGAATTTCGAATATtaacttaaagctttaagatacctgtcatgagcatggtatctgggttcgtctccgctgcatggagagcaaagactctaccttgggtaggcagactccCCCGAGGGCACTGCTTCAgcaagtggtctggactaccacacttaTAACATTTCCCTGAGCCATACATACATGCTCAGGCATGACGGCGTTTGCACttaggacagactgggtgctcaaaggTCCTCGGGGCTGCGCGTTCCTGCTGCTGTTGTCCTCTGTTCCTGGGTGGGCTGTGGAAAGGCCTCTTGTTCTGATGCTGCtgttgaggaggagggcggtgtggcacTTGAACTGGTCGCTTGCTCTGGCGATCGCTCTCAATGTCAATCTGATCTTGCTCTACAGCAAGAGCTCTGGAAACAGCGACTTCAAAGgcagtagggccagccaccctaataACGCGgagcaagatcggccgtaaactATCCAGAAGTGCCTCACCTTGGCACCGGCATCGTTCGCAATCAGGGGAACAAAATGGcagcccctctcaaacttacggatgaactccgtaacagtcagctctccctgcctcagggtcatgaaatCCCTGGTCAATCTAGAACGCACTttgtcagtaaaatatttggagaaTTCCTCCATGAAGCGTGTCCAGCTCAGCGTAGCCAAGTTCAAAGCtactgatgctccttcccaccataggcGTTCGTCTCTTCCAAATAGATATGTCGCACAACAAACTCTGTCCGCATCCCCAAGCCCCATAAATtcaaagataacctcgagggacttgatctaGCCATCGGCAATCATAGGATCAGAAGTCCCTGAGAATTCCTTCGACCTCATCTTGATGAAGCACT includes:
- the LOC140809984 gene encoding uncharacterized protein; this translates as MARRQILLLNSQLLSNPLNCTSGFANFSSKSVHYMVKVGIPEFLNGVGKGVEKHVGKLESEIGDLNNLLVTRTIKLKRLGIPCQDVRTICEVKKVMLYGFSCLL